One Anopheles marshallii chromosome 3, idAnoMarsDA_429_01, whole genome shotgun sequence genomic region harbors:
- the LOC128713893 gene encoding dynein axonemal light chain 4 — translation MEDQPKAEGEADKKIVHVYPLVKFSDMNDDVRAEAIELSITACEKYAQNYEVAAKTIKELMDKKFGTFWHVVVGEGFGYEVSYETKNILYLFFGGNLAIVLWKCS, via the exons ATGGAGGATCAACCGAAAGCAGAAGGTGAGGCGGACAAAAAGATTGTCCATGTGTATCCGCTGGTAAAG TTTTCCGATATGAATGACGATGTCCGAGCCGAGGCGATAGAATTGAGCATTACAGCGTGTGAGAAATACGCACAAAACTACGAG GTTGCCGCGAAAACGATCAAAGAGCTGATGGATAAAAAGTTTGGCACCTTCTGGCATGTGGTCGTCGGTGAAGGTTTCGGTTACGAGGTGTCCTACGAAACGAAGAACATACTGTATCTGTTTTTCGGTGGCAATTTGGCGATTGTTCTGTGGAAGTGTTCGTAG
- the LOC128713918 gene encoding ARF GTPase-activating protein Git: protein MSRAKSRIQTDVCGDCGSADPSWASINRGILLCADCCSIHRSLGRHISQVKSLRQGSWQPSVLNFVNQLNAHGANSVWEHLLLDSAAPKNLKRKPTPKDAVHPTKADFIRAKHVQLAYVLKPTFQAEEGSSLELELSKQLHASVRAGNLETSLRLLVQGADPNFYHEDKGSTPLHVAVKSGQLSQIELLLVYGADVNALDAQGNTPLELARQAKHSVIAERLLEVMYEVTDRLTFFLIGKKPNHASGQHLLIPGQSKKEMSEQLKIARGKLQLVPNRMFEELVMDLYDEVDRRETEAIWATSALNPDSGAVPFLPTNPHLSATRNQGRQKLARFSQQEFAGLLMDVLLDAHRRQNMANLRPIDGPLPVGLAQLKAAALVPGGAGGGIRDSNLSDDEPLYDAVASDDDYAALAPVAQQALVNKSSPAAVSNVEVETLRQRIQDQELTIHELRSMIQKLASENNQLKSTIDTKDHEVQLRIDSHLNGSGASEGSPERDLTTQEAKQAAAAAAAYAKRPVSMYETRQTPRDESRPPITQSLYSMAPASAAASGNMAMDTSTSSNGGSPLPSFEEVKRRTDVVARRIKDLFAAMKDLSQREAFVPSAERIRLAVIDLMALFPASLIASESLRGALQQLNFHGNLIQAECARLQQCLAADSAAGGGTVPNGGPTGTGKPLTESIQQSMEQVRGCAYDLAMSTKILITHLQQS from the exons ATGTCACGTGCTAAATCGCGCATACAGACGGATGTGTGTGGGGACTGTGGAAGTGCGG ATCCGTCCTGGGCATCGATCAACCGTGGCATACTGCTCTGTGCTGACTGCTGTTCGATCCACCGCAGCCTAGGAAGACACATATCCCAGGTGAAATCTCTGCGGCAGGGTAGTTGGCAACCGTCCGTGTTGAACTTTGTCAACCAGCTTAATGCACACGGTGCCAATAGTGTATGGGAACATTTGCTGCTCGATTCGGCAGCACCGAAGAATCTGAAGCGTAAACCCACTCCCAAGGATGCAGTCCATCCAACCAAGGCAGACTTTATCCGCGCAAAGCACGTCCAGCTGGCATACGTGCTGAAGCCTACATTTCAGGCAGAAGAAGGAAGCAGCTTGGAGCTGGAACTAAGCAAACAGCTGCACGCCAGTGTGCGGGCCGGAAACTTGGAAACTTCCCTGCGCTTACTTGTCCAGGGAGCGGATCCTAATTTCTATCACGAAGATAAAGGTTCTACGCCGCTGCATGTGGCGGTAAAGTCGGGCCAACTGTCCCAGATCGAATTGTTGCTCGTGTACGGTGCCGATGTGAATGCACTAGATGCGCAAGGAAATACTCCGCTTGAGTTGGCCAGACAGGCGAAACATAGTGTCATCGCGGAACGTTTGCTTGAAGTCATGTACGAGGTGACCGACCGGTTGACATTCTTTCTAATTggcaaaaaaccaaaccatgcG TCTGGACAACATCTACTAATCCCTGGCCAgtcaaaaaaggaaatgagcGAACAGCTGAAGATTGCTCGCGGAAAGTTACAGCTTGTCCCGAACCGAATGTTTGAAGAGCTGGTGATGGATTTGTACGATGAGGTGGATCGCCGCGAGACAGAAGCAATTTGGGCTACAAGCGCCCTAAATCCGGACTCCGGTGCCGTACCGTTTCTTCCTACCAATCCTCATCTTAGTGCCACAAGAAATCAG GGACGTCAAAAGTTGGCACGCTTCAGTCAGCAAGAGTTCGCCGGATTGCTAATGGACGTACTGCTCGATGCCCACCGGCGTCAGAATATGGCCAATCTGCGTCCCATTGATGGACCGCTGCCAGTTGGGTTGGCACAGCTAAAGGCGGCCGCCCTGGTTCCCGGCGGCGCCGGTGGTGGAATCCGCGATTCAAATCTCTCTGACGACGAGCCTCTATACGATGCGGTTGCGTCCGACGATGATTATGCTGCGTTGGCGCCCGTAGCGCAACAG GCACTGGTAAACAAATCCTCCCCGGCGGCCGTTTCCAACGTGGAGGTGGAAACGTTACGCCAACGAATACAGGACCAAGAGCTGACTATACACGAGCTGCGCAGCATGATACAAAAGCTGGCCTCGGAAAATAATCAGCTAAAATCGACGATTGACACGAAGGACCATGAGGTGCAACT CCGGATTGATTCCCATCTAAATGGATCCGGTGCGAGCGAAGGTTCACCGGAACGGGATCTCACCACACAGGAGGCAAAACAGGCAGCTGCAGCGGCCGCTGCATACGCGAAACGTCCTGTCAGTATGTACGAAACGCGACAAACGCCCCGTGATGAAAGTCGACCACCGATTACGCAGAGCCTCTACTCAATGGCACCCGCGTCTGCGGCAGCTAGTGGCAATATGGCCATGGACACAAGCACATCCAGCAATGGGGGCAGCCCATTACCCTCGTTCGAGGAAGTCAAACGCCGCACGGATGTAGTGGCCCGACGCATTAAGGATTTGTTCGCCGCCATGAAGGATCTATCGCAGCGGGAAGCATTTGTACCGAGCGCAGAACGCATCCGTCTAGCCGTGATAGACCTGATGGCGCTATTTCCCGCCTCTCTCATTGCCAGCGAATCGTTGCGTGGTGCCCTACAGCAGCTTAACTTCCACGGCAACCTGATCCAGGCGGAATGTGCCCGACTGCAGCAATGCTTAGCGGCAGACAGTGCAGCGGGTGGAGGCACGGTACCGAACGGTGGCCCAACCGGTACTGGTAAACCATTGACCGAAAGTATTCAGCAAAGCATGGAGCAGGTGCGTGGTTGCGCATACGATCTTGCAATGTCGACGAAAATTCTCATCACTCACCTGCAGCAGTCTTAG
- the LOC128714538 gene encoding elongator complex protein 2 encodes MSIETLYTSAACNRTPDSLDWGPDGLIYFAANNAIAVFDPKYHGSVKILRTLIGHSARVNTVRVVRNGSECHGGIHLVSGSDDGTCILWNTKEEGGEANPMRFVLKGHSKGVTVVDAFVDSTNSLIVATGSVDSSIKLWNFANGTSFECFQTIDLRSGLTFGMKLFSLARSNAIMLAYTTDTDVVNLCVCQAERNSESGFVQVEQLKGHFDWVRGLDCIRLADSEDCLLASSSQDTFIRLWRISPRGLLQKQKDFEEIRHDEDITIEERTFTVRTVEGGEYHYALSLESVLQGHEGWVYGVHFSTRDGRLHLLSSSIDKSLTVWTPSESGVWVESVRVGEVGGSSLGFYGGKFSPNGKSIIGHGFQGSFHLWHEDDEQPGLWKPGTILGGHFAGVRDLAWDPAGGMYVVTLSADQTTRIHAPWSRKGTETWHEIGRPQVHGYDMQCLTLLSRYRLASAAEEKIIRIFQAPSNFVQNFRALCGITDDPEGDAVLESNPMGASVPSLGLSNKAVFEVEQPEAETRHIKDMYPEHYFSPIALESPPAEETLMQNTLWPEIQKLYGHGNELYAIASSSDGNLIASGCRATSVDQAQILLWDTTSWRVIQHLTAHQLTVTQLAFSPNGQFLLAVSRDRTFSVFHRESNGFELLMRSDKTKGVHTRIIWCCDWSHDSNLFATGSRDGKVVGWMAGKEQQQSTGSGAPFVQRAVLELKNESITAIAFARRKLSDDRYLVAVGLESGVIKLYALGQWDLLFNLPEAVAHHMTVKRLSFRPHEENQQLASCGEDGFVRVYGINL; translated from the exons ATGTCCATTGAAACGCTCTACACGTCGGCGGCATGTAATCGTACTCCGGATTCGTTGGATTGGGGTCCGGATGGACTGATTTATTTCGCCGCTAACAACGCTATTGCCGTGTTCGATCCAAAG TACCACGGATCGGTAAAAATCTTGCGAACATTAATAGGACATAGTGCAAGGGTAAATACGGTACGCGTAGTTCGCAATGGAAGCGAATGTCACGGTGGAATTCATCTCGTTTCTGGCTCGGATGATGGAACTTGCATACTGTGGAACACTAAGGAGGAGGGTGGTGAAGCTAATCCTATGCGTTTTGTGCTAAAAGGGCACTCGAAGGGTGTAACGGTGGTAGATGCATTTGTTGATTCAACGAACAGTTTAATCGTTGCAACCGGATCAGTAGACAGTTCTATCAAATTGTGGAATTTTGCGAACGGAACCTCTTTCGAGTGCTTTCAAACGATCGACTTACGATCGGGGCTGACCTTCGGAATGAAGTTGTTTAGCTTGGCGCGGTCTAATGCCATTATGCTTGCGTATACAACCGACACGGATGTGGTAAACTTATGTGTGTGTCAGGCAGAACGCAATTCCGAATCGGGCTTTGTGCAGGTGGAACAGTTGAAGGGACACTTTGACTGGGTGCGTGGGTTGGATTGCATTCGATTGGCGGATAGTGAGGATTGCCTGTTGGCCAGTTCTTCTCAAGATACCTTCATTCGCTTGTGGCGCATTTCGCCAAGAGGATTATTGCAGAAGCAAAAGGATTTTGAAGAAATTCGTCACGATGAGGATATAACAATCGAGGAACGTACGTTTACCGTTCGTACAGTAGAAGGCGGTGAATATCATTACGCCCTTTCGTTGGAATCGGTACTTCAGGGTCATGAAGGATGGGTATATGGAGTGCATTTTTCCACCCGTGACGGTAGGTTACACCTGCTGTCAAGCTCTATCGACAAGAGTTTAACTGTGTGGACACCGTCCGAGAGCGGTGTTTGGGTGGAAAGTGTACGAGTGGGTGAAGTTGGCGGATCTTCGTTAGGGTTTTATGGAGGGAAATTTTCGCCCAACGGAAAGTCCATCATTGGACATGGTTTTCAAGGTAGCTTTCATCTCTGGCATGAAGATGATGAGCAGCCGGGGCTGTGGAAACCAGGAACCATTTTGGGAGGTCACTTTGCTGGAGTGAGAGATCTTGCGTGGGATCCGGCCGGTGGAATGTACGTGGTGACGCTTTCCGCCGATCAAACCACGCGCATCCATGCACCGTGGAGTAGAAAGGGCACAGAAACATGGCACGAGATAGGACGGCCACAGGTGCACGGTTATGACATGCAGTGTTTGACGTTACTTTCACGCTATCGCTTGGCCAGTGCAGCAGAGGAAAAAATCATACGAATTTTTCAAGCACCGTCTAACTTTGTGCAGAATTTTAGAGCACTTTGTGGCATTACGGATGATCCAGAGGGCGATGCAGTTCTTGAAA GCAACCCTATGGGAGCTTCAGTACCCTCGTTGGGACTATCCAACAAGGCAGTGTTTGAAGTTGAACAACCGGAAGCAGAAACCCGACACATTAAGGACATGTATCCAGAACATTACTTCAGCCCTATTGCATTGGAATCCCCACCAGCAGAAGAGACGTTGATGCAAAACACACTTTGGCCCGAAATTCAGAAACTTTACGGCCATGGTAACGAGCTTTACGCGATCGCATCTTCATCGGACGGAAACCTCATTGCATCCGGTTGCCGCGCAACATCAGTAGACCAGGCACAAATATTACTCTGGGACACAACATCCTGGCGCGTAATCCAACATCTTACTGCCCATCAGCTAACGGTAACACAGCTAGCTTTCTCACCGAATGGTCAATTCTTACTAGCAGTGTCACGTGATCGAACGTTTTCCGTGTTTCACCGCGAGTCGAACGGTTTCGAATTGCTCATGCGTTCCGACAAAACGAAAGGTGTACATACGCGAATTATCTGGTGCTGTGATTGGTCGCATGACTCAAACCTTTTCGCAACGGGATCCCGAGACGGCAAAGTTGTTGGATGGATGGCTGgtaaagaacaacaacagtcGACTGGTTCTGGAGCGCCATTTGTACAACGAGCAGTTttagagcttaaaaatgaatcaATAACCGCGATAGCATTCGCCAGAAGAAAACTCTCCGACGATCGGTACTTGGTGGCTGTTGGGCTTGAGAGTGGCGTGATTAAATTGTACGCTTTGGGCCAGTGGGATCTTCTGTTTAACCTACCAGAAGC GGTTGCACATCATATGACGGTTAAGCGCCTATCATTCCGGCCCCACGAAGAGAACCAACAGCTGGCTAGCTGTGGAGAGGATGGATTTGTTCGAGTGTATGGTATAAACttgtag